CGACCATCGAGCTCGCTCCCGGCCAGGTCGTGAGCTGCGTGTTCCAGAACATCGCACACACGGGCGAGGTGTCGCTGACCAAGTCGGTCACCGGCGTCGATCCCTCCTACCAGTGGAGCTTCGACTTCGCACTGATCGAGGAGCCCGACGGCGAGCCCGACGTGCAAACGGTCGACAACTCGGCGCTTCCGGACAGTGCCACGGCAACGTGGTCCGACCTGGTGGTCGGTTCGACCTACACGCTCATCGAGCAGGACGTGCCCGACGGCTGGGACGTCGGCGAGATCGTCTGCAACAACGGCGAACTCGAAGACGCGTCGGATGACCCGGGCTTCCAGTTTGAGGTGACACCCGGCCTGGTTCTCGACTGCACCGTCGTGAACACGGCCTCGCCCGCCGACGTCGATGTGACCAAGACGGTCAGCAACGTCGTCGACGGCTTCGACTGGGAGTTCGACTTCACGATCGACCCGGTCCCCGCGGAGCAGGACGCGACTCAGACCGCGTCCGGCACCGGTGAAGGCTCCGACACCGTGAGCTGGAACCAACTCGTTCCGGGAACGCACTACACCGTGACCGAGGAGGTCATCGAAGGGTGGGAGCAGGGCGCGATCAGCTGCTCGGCCGATGACCAGGCTCTCGTCGACCTCAACGGCGACGACCCGGGCTTCGAGTTCGTGGCCGAAGTCGGCGTCTCGATCGACTGCGAGGTCACGAACCGCGCCGAGCCGGGCGAGGTCTCGCTGACGAAGGCGGTCGAGGGCGTCGATCCCGCGTACGAGTGGAGCTTCGACTTCGCACTGATCGAGGAGCCCGACGGCACGCCCGACGTGCAGTCGGTCGACAACTCGGCCCTTCCCGACAGCGCCACCGTCACGTGGTCCGACTTGGAGGTCGGTTCGACCTACACGCTGATCGAGCAGGACGTGCCGGATGGCTGGACCATCGGCGAGATCGTCTGCAACGCAGGCGAACTCGAAGACGCGTCGGATGACCCGGGCTTCCAGTTCGAGGTCACTCCGGGCCTCGTGGTCGAGTGCATGGTGACGAACATCGCGGAGCCTGGCGACGTCACGGTGACGAAGACGACGAGCGGGGTCTCTGACGACTTCGACTGGGCCTTCGACTTCACGATCGACCCGGTGCCCACCGAGCAGGACGCCACCCAGACCGCAGAAGGCACCGGCCCCGGTGACGACTCGGTCAGCTGGAGCGACCTCGTTCCCGGGGCGCACTACACGATCACCGAAGAGGTCGTCGACGGCTGGGAGCAGGGCGACATCACCTGTTCGGTCGGTGATTCCGCAGTCGAGGACCTCAACGGCGACGAGCCGGGCTTCGAGTTCATCGCCGGTGTCGGCGTCTCGATCACGTGCGCAGTCACGAACCGCGCGGTGCCCGTGGACATCGACGTCACGAAGTCGGCGGTCGGCGGTGACGGCACCTTCGAGTTCGCGCTGCAGCCGCTCGACGAGAACGGCGAGCCGGTCGGCGATGCGATGACGGCGTCCGTCGACACGGAGGAGGGAACCGGCGTCGCGACGTTCGAGAACCTGCTTCCGGGTTCGCGCTTCTCGCTCAGCGAGGTCGACCCGGGTGGAGACTGGATCGCGGGCGACCTGAGCTGCACCGTGACCCACGCCGACGACAGCGAGGAGGCGCTCGATGCGAGCGACTTCACGATCCAGCCGGGCGACTCGATCTCGTGCGAGATCACGAACGAGAAGAAGGGCACGATCATCATCCACAAGGTCGTCGAGGGCCTCGATGACGCGATCTTCGATTACACGGGCACCTGGCTGCCCGAGCCGTCGGAGTTCGCGATCGAGACCGAAGACGGCATGGGCACCGCGACCTTCGAGCAGATCGCCGGTGGCGAGTACACCGTCACCGAGCTGCCGATCGAGGGCTACGACACCACGAACCTCGTGTGCGTCGACCCCGATCAGGGAACGCTTGCCGATGAGGCGAACCTCTTCGCGACGATCGACCTCGACCCGGGTGAGACGGTCGAGTGCACGTTCACGAACACGCAGCGAGTGAAGGTGCTGGTCGACAAGGAGACCCTGCCCGACGAGTTCGATCAGGACTTCGAATTCCTCTTCGCCGGAGGCGAGGCGGGCGTGGAGTTCACGCTCAACGACGCCGCCGATGACGAATCCCAGCCCTGGGACTCGGGCTGGCTGCCGGCCGGTCAGTTCACCGTCGAAGAGGCGGCGCTCGAAGGATGGGCGCTGACCGACATCGACTGCGGTGAGGCGGACCTGTCCGAGCTGCGGACGGTCGTCGCACTCGATCCCGGAATGGTGGTCACCTGCACGTTCACCAACGCCAAGCGCGGCCCCGTCGTGCTCGACAAGGTGGTGCAGGACGACAGCGTCGTCGACCACGGCGACGGGACCTGGTCGATCCAGTACCTGCTGACGGCGACGAGCAGCTCGCAGATCGAAGAGCTCTACGACCTCTCCGACGAGCTGCAGTTCGGTGGCAACATCACGGTGCTCACCTCCGACGTCGTCTCGCTCGACGGAGTCACGGTGAACGACGGCTGGAACGGACTCGATGACCTGGTCGTCGCGACCGATGTCGCGATCCCGGCGCTCGGCACGCACGAATACCTCGTGACGGTCACGGTGCGGGTCGGCTCGTCGATCACCGCGTCCCAGGCCGACTGCACGCTCGGATCGGGCGACAGTGGCACCGGCCTGCTGAACACCGCGGAGCTGACCAGCTGGAGCGGCACCGATGACGCCGAGGCCTGCGCCCCGGTGAAGGTGCCGCCGGCCCCGC
The DNA window shown above is from Agromyces cerinus and carries:
- a CDS encoding prealbumin-like fold domain-containing protein gives rise to the protein MFSRKSVVAVAISALLTALLSPVLLVSPATAAPDCDLGGFEIDGDKPVNCPPGVLDWDNVDFDSTTQGGTYSASSKDVDDPSTWSSAGSTPDKADFKAVYSYAQVGADGHYYLYVAWERTGESGTGKYAIDLSFAGVNVADDGAPQPLHDEGGIVAYINMNGGDDPVLGQLCPYDDQADYPDNVNTDPGDCTTDTTGFASAVGIIDIDGEQGSFFEVGLDLTELADVAPGCPPVTDLATVYMRSITGGNAAGNLKGYVDPLTVTPPSTCGALEVTKESLNDLATDDPTVFEYAVDSADYATTGDLLIDETDSYTEVDPGTDFTLTETIPDGAPWTQYSIICTVGDGDPIVLDDPTDTFAVETATTTSCVITNATSYLDVSKITNPAGAEGDFAFTVNGDPIDSLSDGETSPAMQFAPGTEVTIAETPNAQWTLADIVCTVDGQEVVPTAEDLALGTTTIATVAGETVNCTYTNATSFVTVTKQTLPDGSAVEFPFETTGQDDYTLTDGASETFQYAPGTEVEIAETLAADWDLVDITCSTAGEEVDTSVTVTTVAGQTTECTFTNRQDGRIIVHKSVVGEDDATFTYHGSWLTPDDEFTITTENGTGSHDPFENVTPGEYTLTEDDLEGYDTTMLVCVDSDDSGVLTTVDDLEATIQLDPGETVECTFTNTQRAKLLVDKETLPDEYDQDFDFVFSNGVFQTPFTLNDATDDEANPWTSGFIVAGTYTVTETLVDHWSLTSIDCGERNGATTTIELAPGQVVSCVFQNIAHTGEVSLTKSVTGVDPSYQWSFDFALIEEPDGEPDVQTVDNSALPDSATATWSDLVVGSTYTLIEQDVPDGWDVGEIVCNNGELEDASDDPGFQFEVTPGLVLDCTVVNTASPADVDVTKTVSNVVDGFDWEFDFTIDPVPAEQDATQTASGTGEGSDTVSWNQLVPGTHYTVTEEVIEGWEQGAISCSADDQALVDLNGDDPGFEFVAEVGVSIDCEVTNRAEPGEVSLTKAVEGVDPAYEWSFDFALIEEPDGTPDVQSVDNSALPDSATVTWSDLEVGSTYTLIEQDVPDGWTIGEIVCNAGELEDASDDPGFQFEVTPGLVVECMVTNIAEPGDVTVTKTTSGVSDDFDWAFDFTIDPVPTEQDATQTAEGTGPGDDSVSWSDLVPGAHYTITEEVVDGWEQGDITCSVGDSAVEDLNGDEPGFEFIAGVGVSITCAVTNRAVPVDIDVTKSAVGGDGTFEFALQPLDENGEPVGDAMTASVDTEEGTGVATFENLLPGSRFSLSEVDPGGDWIAGDLSCTVTHADDSEEALDASDFTIQPGDSISCEITNEKKGTIIIHKVVEGLDDAIFDYTGTWLPEPSEFAIETEDGMGTATFEQIAGGEYTVTELPIEGYDTTNLVCVDPDQGTLADEANLFATIDLDPGETVECTFTNTQRVKVLVDKETLPDEFDQDFEFLFAGGEAGVEFTLNDAADDESQPWDSGWLPAGQFTVEEAALEGWALTDIDCGEADLSELRTVVALDPGMVVTCTFTNAKRGPVVLDKVVQDDSVVDHGDGTWSIQYLLTATSSSQIEELYDLSDELQFGGNITVLTSDVVSLDGVTVNDGWNGLDDLVVATDVAIPALGTHEYLVTVTVRVGSSITASQADCTLGSGDSGTGLLNTAELTSWSGTDDAEACAPVKVPPAPPMPVTGVTLGALWAGLLLAGAGGVLMVMRRRRQDQLGA